TgccttgggatttttttagctTTCTCCTTGCTTGGTAAAATTGTTCTTCCTGCTGCTAACTGAGCTGTAGCAGCAGTGAGAGGAGGAAGCCTGCAGCTGGTGTAGGCTTTTCTTCAGCCCCTTCAGAGCACTCCAGCCTAGCAGGGATCTAGGAACAGTTGCAGTCAGTGAgttggcagctctgcctgcttaGGTTTGTTTACTGCATGGTGCTCAGGAATGGAAGCAATTTGTATCAGACAGTACTTGTTGAGACTGGCATTTTCAAACTGTTACTTGTGAAGCTCAGCAAGTGCCAAACTCACACCTGGCAGCTGCTGTAAATTCTTAGGGACAGCCTTTCAGAGCAGTGCACTCTCTGAGAGGTTGTTTGAGTGACAGTTGTGTTGTGGGTTTGTTTCCCAACAGGAATTCAACAACCTTTTCACATAAATTCTTGGACTGAGGAAAACCCACGCTGTAACCCCACAATCACACCAGGGGTGGACACAGatctcatttctctctgttcagagctTGTTGCCTCAGTGCTTGGATTTGATCTCTTCCAGGTGTTGTGTTTGCATACATTGTCATACCCAGAGGCTCAGGATCAAAACCTGCAGGTCACCAGTGTTTCATGGAATGCCACAGGATCTGTCATTGCATGTTCCTATGGCCGGTGAGTatccagagggatttgggagtGCAGCTGAGGCTGATGTGATGTCTCTGGCTGATCTGAGGTCTagatgtttgttttctctgtagTAATAAACTGATCTATATCTAAATCTATATATCCATATCCACTCCTTATGCTAGTTAAATTATTAATCTTCAAAGTAACAAAATCTCAAGCAAGTCCTGAATTATATCTTTTATTCCTTCTACCTTCCCCCCGCCCTGAAAATGGATACATGATCTTACTGATTTGTTTCTAGGTAGATTCTGTTTGAAAGATGTAAAGAGCAGATGCACTTGCAAATATCTGTAGGTGAGGTTTGGGAGAATGCACTTTATCTCCACTGAGATCGTGATGTTTAATGTGGTCTCTGAGCACCCTGGATGAACCTGGCACCTGTTCATGCATGTGCCTGGTGCCATGGACATGTAATAACACGTTTAAGGATTTCTGAAATAAGGGTTTCACAAATAATTTATCTAATCTATTAATGTTTGTAGCAGCTCCCTCTTTCTTGGCCCTGCTTCtgcccttatttttttttatgctcCCCTCTCCTTACAttaaaaaccccagcaaaaaGGGTTTCCATGAGAGAATTCATAGGGAAGAGTGAAACAGGGCAAACCCGTATGTTAGTTGCTCCTTCTGCTTTCCCAGTCTACAGCTGTTTGCAGATGAGGATGTGGTTTTTGTGTCTGTGGGTACCCTCAGCAGAATTCCTTCCATGAACTTTCCATATGCACCCTTTTGATTGTTCCATTATTTGAATGGTGAGTAGGTCTTGGAATAGGGAAATCGTACCCAAAATTTACTGGCTGCACTTTGAGGTAGGCACAGACATGTTCCCTGTCACATCCTATATAAAGCAGCCCCCAGAGAAGTTCCATCCCCTCATGATCCCTTCATTACAGGACCCAAAGCAGCACATTGAGGTGACCAGTGGGGAATCTCAGAGTTCTGCTGGAGTGGAATCCTCTGGAACACACAAAGCAAGGTgtagctttttgtttttcaggctgGACGATGGGGACTGGAGCACAGAAAAATCCTATGTTTGTACCTGGAATCTGGACAGAAGAGGGTTGAATCCACAGCAGCCTGACCTGGTGGTGGATGTTCCCAGTTCTGTCATGTGCCTGGCTTTCCATCCCTCCCAGCCATCACTGATAGCTGGTAGGTTGTTCTTACCTCAGACCATGCTTGAAACATacccttttttccctgcaacCTGGATCCTTTGGTTTCTCTCTCTGGGTCCAGACTTAGATTTGCTGTAAAGGAACAGCATTGCAGCTCCTCAGACTGAGGAACTAATGCCCACCAACACAGATAAGTGCGCTGTTACATCTGAACTGGGACTTGCTGCTTCTTCAGTGACACCTGCCTTTATAACCCCTTCTCAGAGAGAGGTGACAGAAGGaaatccagccctggctgtAAGGGTATAAACTTATTTCAGCAGAGCAATATTCTCTTACATCAGaactggctgtgctctgcacagaacTGCCCAACCTTTGAAGCTGGTGGGTCTGTTTCCACCATTGCTCCATTTGTGCATTTCTTCTGAGCTGTCAGGGCTcagatattttgtatttgtCCTTTCAGGTGGCCTGTTCAGTGGGGAGTTGGTGGTGTGGGACACCAGCAGGACAGAAGACCCTGTGATCTGGAGGACAGGGATGACAGATGACACCCACACTGACCCTGTCTATCAGGTAACAGAGAATACTGACaacagggctggggcaggtgagagttgtcactgctctgtgtcagcCCTTTGGTTCCCATCCACAGCCAGGCAATTCACAGACATTTCAGCAGTTATATTCTTTTTTGGTTGGCTGTTTCCCCCCAAATCTAGCTCCTGAACAGCCAGCCTGGAAAAAATAACATCTCACTGTCCAGGATAAATGAAGAGCAGCCCCATTCCCAAACTGCAATCATTTGTTAAGGAAGATGCAGCAATGATACTTGGAGTGGTTTAAAAACACAAATGGGAAAGTTTCACTGGTCCTTGGAAGCTTAAAGCCATATGCTCTAAGGGAATTTATAAGCATATCATGCAGTCTGGCTTCCTAAGGATTTTGCCCTTCTGGGGCCTTGTGACTCTAGAcattctgtgtatttttctcaTCTGCTACTCAGGAAAATGCTGTTGTTTAGAGCTGGGTAAAAGTGCCATAAATGCCCATCCCAAAACTGAGGGCAGGTGAACCATAGAAACTACAATGGAGATTTAGCCCTGAACACTGGATGTGTTTCTGTCCTTACTTTAgtctgtgccagctcccagcagaagcTGATTTGGTACCAGACtggtgcctggctctgctcctgtgtcacGGCAGGCTGCATGGGCTGGGCAGTTGTGACAGTCCCCTTTGTCCTGAGGTCTTGGCATTTGAAACAGGTTAACTGGTTACCTGACTCCAAGCACAGAAACCATGCCCAGCTGTTGAGTGTGGGCACAGATGGGAAGATCCTCGTGTGGAGGGAGGAGCGGGATGGGCGGCTGGCCTTGGCTGAAGGATTTGCCATCGTGGCTCAGCAGATCCCTCGCAGCACTCGGCTGAAGAAGGTGAGTTCAGCAGCTCAAAGAATGCCCTTTCCATAAAAACACTCTGAACCCTGGAGCCCAAGTGTCAGAGCTTGCCCTGCTCTCAGAAGGGCCAGGAAAAGCCCCTTCTGAACATACACAGCCTTGATCCACAGCTCCTTTGCCATACAGAAATCATTCTGAGAAGACTGACAACAGCTGAGGTTTTGCCATGCTCTAAAGAGAAGTTACCAGGATGGAGAACTTGCTTGTAATGTTAATTCACGTGAACCCATTTGTAGGAAGGATTCAGTGCTACAAACACAGAGCTGTCTGGGCCAGCAGGCCCTGCCCGCCTGTGCCTCTCTGGGGAGCCCCAGCCCACACCAGCTCTGTCTCTCTTTGCCCAGGTGGCCTGGGGAGAGGCAGCCGTGGGGGTGACCTCGCTCTCCTTCTCACCCTTCGATGCCGGTGTGTTCGTTGTGGGTGTGGAAGGTGGGTACTGCCTGCGGTGCTCCACCGCggcccagagcctggctctgccgCGGCCGGGCAGCTCCGTTCCCCTCAGGGCGCCGGCAGAACTCGCCTTCTCCCCTCACGCTGGGCCCGTGTACTCCGTGAGCTGCTCGCCCTTCCACAGGCAAGTGCTGCATGCGGGACGCAGGACACGATCACTGCCTGGCTCTAAACACAAAATAGCCCCTGGGGGTGTGTTACAAGTCCAAAAAAAAAGGGTCACCTGGCATTAGGAACTTGCAGTTGTGGGAGAAAAAACATCCATTGGCTCTGGTGAGGCTGCCTGCTGGACTGTGCTGCATGTGGGCACATGAGCAACACCAGCACCTTCCTTAGATCATCCTGCTTGTTACAATTTAAACTCGGTTTAAAGCCAAGGAGATGAAAAAGTCCTTCACTAGGGCAGATCACTAAGTATGGTACTAAAGATTTTTCTGACATCAGCAGTTGCCAGAATTTAAATTCAGAAGCTCCCATCTCTGCCAGCAATTCACCCACCATCCGTGGAGGCCCCAAGCCCTGTTTCTGTGAAACATGCTGACAGCCCAGGTTTGCATTTAATTTGCATGAGACAAGGCCAGCCCGAACAATGCCCAGCTCTAGATCAGCAGTTCTCAGGCAGCCCTGGGCCACAACCCATCAGCGGTCAATACAAGCCCTCATTAAGCTTAATTGAGGGCAGTAACAaacagctcacagcacagcctgacaaTTGCTGCTTTAGGAAACACAGACCTTTACAAAGCAGGAATATTGTCCGAGGTCATGCTCCTCGACTGATTTCTGTTCTTTATCGTTAGCAATATAACCAAAAGAGCTGTTTCTTGCTTTCTCCCTCCCCCAGGAACCTCTTTCTGAGCTGTGGAACCGACGGACAAGTTCACTTGCACTCCATGTTGCAGACACAGCCCCTCTTTGCTCTACAGTTATCAAAGAAGTACCTGTTCTGTGTATGCTGGTCTCCAGTTCGACCACTGGTTTTTGCAGCTGCATCTGGGGAAGGCAAGTGCCTCCTCTTGAGCATAAAATTAAGTGTTCTGGGTATTAATTAGTCAGATCGATTGTACTGATTAGCAGATCCCACAAGCACACAGCAGTGACCATTGTTTTCACTGTGTAATTAGTACAAAGGAGTAATTTCTAACTTTACCAAGGTGAACCAGCAGTTATTTTTCACTTCTGATGGTACCTTTAAATCTGTTGCCATAGTCATTCACAGGAATACAGCACAGCAAGATCACTGTGGCTAAATCTATTTCCAGCTTGTTTTTTACATTACTTCTAGAACTAatggtttaaaatgaaaactttttccttagaaaattGCCCAGACATTTCTGAGTTAAAGAATGGAGATTTCACAGAATTTAGCAAGCTGGATTCAGGTTTCTGACAGTAGAACAAATCCATGCTGCCTGCAGTAATGTCAGCTGTCTGTCACAGCCTAGACACCCATCAGCCTGGGAAACAGGTTAAAAATAACTCTGAGTGCCAGACTAAGCAGATACTCACCTGCTGTTAGATAGGATGTCTGTTGCCATGAAGCTGCAATGAATGTCTGTGTCTGCAGGAGAGGTGCACCTGTTTGACCTGGCGAGGAGCATGCAGAAGCCCACAGTGTCCCTGAAGCAGTCTGTGGGTGACTGCCCTGTGTATTGTTTGGAATTCAACACCAAGCACACGcggctcctggcagcaggggatgctgctgggacagTCAAAGTCTGGCAGCTGAGCTCCGACTTCACTGAGCAGGGACCAAGGGAAATGagtcacctggagcagctggcaaGTGAGATCATGGACTGAGAGAGCAGCACAACAGCTGTGCGAAGCTTGTAACTGCCCTGACTCCAGGAACAATTCCTCACTCACCTGTTCCAGTGTTAGCCTGGAAAATACAGGTAACCAACGGCAGGAGTTGCCTCCACATAACAGTGAAACCTGCATTTAACCATTAAACACAAGATGATGTGGTTCGACCAGTAACTTTTATTGAAGCACACTGAAACATGTTTCTTTTCCCTAAGAGTTTTAAGCTAAGCACTTTAAGGTTACATCATAAAGTAACATTGATTATTGTAGAGCACAAAGAGAGAGACACATGCAGAGCTACAGTCAGCAAACGTGAGCATGTCCTTTGCATCTTTTGGTGCTAGTGTTTCAGATCAATTCACAAAGAGTGAACGTGTAAATTCTATGTAGTCGTAGGCAGAAGGCAGTTCCCTGCCCTTGCCATCCATGTAGGGTTTCATGTGAGAGATGCAATAATCGGCCTGTTCCCGGGTCAGGTTCTGAAAGAGAGACAGCATGGGGGTGagagggctctggggctgccaagGGGCACTGACAGGCAGCCCTCCCATTCCCCGGGGCAGAAACCAGAGCAGCACACCTACCGCAAGCATGGAAATGCTCTGGCTGTTGGCACTATTTGGTTAAGGGTTGGAAGGCCTGACCAGAGTCTTCCCACCGAATAGAAGACAGAGCAAGTAACTGGGACAAGGAAGCACTGCAAACACTTTATTTCCCTGCCAGCTGGTGGTATTCAGACAGGAAAAACTTGCTGTTTTGGCAGGGCAATGAGAGGGAGGCAATGTTCATACTCTCTAAACTTAGGCTCAAGCTCTTCCTTTGAATTGCTGTCTGGAGAAACATCCCCCATCTAATTTCCCAAGTGATGGAAGGGAAGTTCTGAGGACAGTGCACTCCCTTACAGGCCTTTGAGTAGCTCTTGTTTTATTCAACCTGAGCCGTTCTTTGGTAGGTaaagcttttcctcttcctctgtaGAGCCAAGAAAGCAACTGCGGACTGTCACAGCAATTTCTTTGTTTGCTGCAGGGGATCCCCTGGCAGGGTCAGAACTAACTCAGCCCCAGTGACATGAGCCTCCAAGCCATTAGTGGTGAGCTTTATCTGTGAACAAAAGTCTTGTGTGTTCTTCCCGGGGGTCAACAACCAGCACTTACCTGGTAGAGCTCCTCCTTGGTGACGTAGGGCTTCCCCTCGGAGCTGAGGGCACGGAAAGCGCTCTCGATCTCCTCGCTGGATTTCACGTTCTCCGTTTCCCGGCTGATCATGAAGGCCATGTACTCCTGCAGCGAGACGTGTCCATCTCTGCCAGAGAAACACAGTGTGAgcacccagagcacagcactgccaggccccCCCACCAGAGAGGGGCCAGAACTGTTCTGGAAGGAGTGAAAGTTTTAATGCAGGAGACTCAACACCAGATAATTCTCTCAAAGTGAATTTCTTCTTTACAGACATCAGTCTTGCCTTCCTTAAAGCTTTCACATGAGTGACTGTAAAAACAGCCTCAGCTCTCAGCCTGTGAAGGATCTTCCAGCCAACTCCCCAGCCAATACCTCCATGTATTCTGCAGTACAGAAAGGTCCAACTCACATACCTGTTAGGATCTACAGTGTCAAGAATAGACTCAAACTCAGGGTCTGGCTCTCCTTCCTCAACCATGGGCAGATCATAGCCGAGAGAGCGCAAGCAAGACTTAAAC
The Serinus canaria isolate serCan28SL12 chromosome 17, serCan2020, whole genome shotgun sequence DNA segment above includes these coding regions:
- the DYNC2I2 gene encoding cytoplasmic dynein 2 intermediate chain 2, with product MFADRTAPGADVQSLWRSARSARCEAKTCQTGKISTAEATTQSHTARDAAVQTEQSKDAVQDFQQEVQVDYIGLLSFLQRVEDAVIKELNKNWKSHAFDGFEVNWTDQDETVLCLHTLSYPEAQDQNLQVTSVSWNATGSVIACSYGRLDDGDWSTEKSYVCTWNLDRRGLNPQQPDLVVDVPSSVMCLAFHPSQPSLIAGGLFSGELVVWDTSRTEDPVIWRTGMTDDTHTDPVYQVNWLPDSKHRNHAQLLSVGTDGKILVWREERDGRLALAEGFAIVAQQIPRSTRLKKVAWGEAAVGVTSLSFSPFDAGVFVVGVEGGYCLRCSTAAQSLALPRPGSSVPLRAPAELAFSPHAGPVYSVSCSPFHRNLFLSCGTDGQVHLHSMLQTQPLFALQLSKKYLFCVCWSPVRPLVFAAASGEGEVHLFDLARSMQKPTVSLKQSVGDCPVYCLEFNTKHTRLLAAGDAAGTVKVWQLSSDFTEQGPREMSHLEQLASEIMD